In Lycium ferocissimum isolate CSIRO_LF1 chromosome 7, AGI_CSIRO_Lferr_CH_V1, whole genome shotgun sequence, the sequence tgtatttttcaCAGCGCGCGCGCTATatgcacgtagatgtgcacgtGTTTGGTATTTTTTGAGAAGAGCTAATGATTGGAATTCTTCCTCTTATATATCAACATTGAAGCCAAACGAGGTATAATTTTGCTTCCTTTATCTCTACTTTTTCGATTTTCACGGATCTATATTACGAAAAACCTTAATGGGTTTTGTTGTATTTGATTTTGAACGATGGGTTTCTATTGGTCGTTAAGAGACCCTACAAATTTACCATTTGTTGGCCGATTCTTGGTCTTTGATGTTTGATGATAATAAGTTAGGAACACGATATATATGTAGGAGTgttgcaaagtatgggtttcaTTCCATCTGGGCTTAGGGTTTTGATAACTGGGTTGAGACCTATATATGTCTTACCATAAAAATCATtgtttgcaaaaaaaaaaaaaaaagaggagattttttttttttttgaaagatatTGGTTTAGACTCGAAATACTTGaggatttctttcaaaaatctgATTGAAATCCTTTTTAAGAAATTTCTGAGTCcagtaaaatttttaaaaaagggcaACTTTTTTCTTTGCTTGTGTTCTTGTTGAGTTCTGTGGCTTGAGTTTGGGGTTTGGAGACATAAATCCTCAAGTCTGAATCTCGACTAAAGGGCTGCACTCGCAAAAGTTAATCTCTTTCCATTTATTTGCTTATAAGTATGAAATTGTTAGTTTAGTTATCTTTTATGTGTTCTTTGTGTTTATCATGTTTGGTTTGGTTAAGTTTTtctcctgttttttttttctcttatcaTTTAGTCATGTGCTTAATGTTTATGAGATTATTAGTTAGTTGTCTTTCCATGTGTTTAGGTCTGTTTGTTCTCTTGCTTTTCTTGTTTTAGTCACATGCCTCTTTGTGTTATGTAGTGATTTTATGGTCTTAGTCTTCATTTAGCTTTGGTTGGTTGTTTGATTTAGAAACTATGAGTTGTCTAAACTAAAAAGAACTCTGTTTAAATGCGATTTTTTTTACGACGAAAACTGAGACAAAGCGAGATTTAAATAATAAGAAAGGGAAAGCAGTTTAGGTAGGGGAACTTAAAGTTCATTTGATAATAAAGGTCTCATAGGTTAAAAGGGATAAATGGTTTGTGAGATAAGAGTTCCTATAAAGGATCTGGTAACAAATATTGTTATCTTTGGAAGGATGCTAAGCCTAGATAATAAATCTTATAAGAAATTTATGTTTAAGTCCTTAAGAACCTGATAGATTTTTGTGAGCATGATAGCTGATTGATTAGACTATGATGAAATATGACCTTACGTAGTGACTTACTTGTTTGAATGATAATTGGTTTCCAAAAGCACTTTGTCCATTTGCTATCTCATCTCTGAAAAGAAAGTGCCTGTGTTATATGAGATATGCCCTGCCCTGATTAGTTCACTTAGCTTGTTCGTGAATCATGTTTAgcttaaaaataaaagagaatgattaaattgtgtatgaatGAACATAGAGTGTAGAATCATTCTTGGGCTAGATGGATTCTGGGCAATATGCTTGATCTTACTTGGTTGAGTATAAGAGGTTTACTTTTCTTGTCTTGAACCTACCTACTACTATGTGATTTAAAGCTGATGTTGTCTGTTGTTAGGAACATTGGTTTAGTTGCTCTTGCCAAGTTTAGATCTATCTTCCCTTTTGGTAAAAATTAGCACATAATATAAGTGGTTGTGATGAAGTGGTTTGAGGCAAGTCTTGTGTTTTCTTGTATCTTCTAAAACCTATTTATGGAAAGGATGAGTCTAGACTGTATCATACATTACTTATTTTCAAAAACTGGAAGTATGTTTACCTTTTGGACTTTGCAATCTGTTGAATATAACATCTAGGCTATGGCAGTCTGTGGGTGGCACATTTTATACTACTCTTTAAAATTATAACTTCTTAAAATAGACTAGGGAAGGGGCATTTTCTGCCACCTCATCCTTTTGAATGATCCAGTATTAATGTTAATTGCTTTCTAAAAGGATACGGTGTTTGAAGGGCTTAAgttgtttttcttgtttgaaCTCCTGGAATCTGGTTTTGCCAGTTGTGGCCTAAGGTTTGAACTATGTGAGTCTTTATGCAATGTGCTATGTCATTAAAGTATTGAAGTAAAATAAATGGCATATATGACTTTGTGTGATCATGTTCTTTGTAATAAATTTCCTCTAAGTCTTGAATCACCACTGATCAGTAGAACCACTTGTCTAACTTGGGGGATAGAATATGATGCCATGTCTTGATGGCTGTTtgtttttccagaaataaagaaaataatttgttgtgttgatgaaaTCCTGGCTGCATTAAGGATGCTAACTAAAAGAGGAATAAACCTTTTAAAATGGAAGGTAGAATGAGTCTTGTTAAGTCACATAAGTTTAAGTGTTTTGAAATTTTGTGATTTACTGCTAAACACTGCTTATGATTACAAACATGAATCCAGACTTGGTGTTtcttgtcataccctattttaaccagggtcaaaatagtttataacatccgggtaattccggggttaattaaagttaaggagtcgccacctaattatttatggtgaattagggcacctaaagttatttctaaagttgatttgtttttaaagtctacgaaaccaaaaagattctaggtacgggttcaactaacctagagggaaggtattaggcatcctctaagttccattaaaaatggttaaccgaccggacttaagtgaattaattaggctaagtgtaaaatATAAGTATTATCCTATAAAGTAGTTGATTTAAACTAAGAAGAATAGGAATTAGTGTTTAAAGTTAAAGGCAGTGACTAAAAATGTATTTGAAACCAATTGACACTCCCCCTTTTTAAAACACGTGTGTTGTGGGATTTTAACTCCTTGTTGACAAAATCTCTTTCTTCAGTGAATCTAATAATCCTTCTAATTTCTTATAAATAATAGCCTAACGCAATGTTGCTTCTTCCATGTGTTTTAACTGAACCATTAACTTCCAGCCCTTTTTTAATAAAGGTCTTCTTTAAAAATTCGACAGCATTACTTTGACACTTCTTCACCTTCTTTACCTATATCCCTATTAAACTTAAGCTCCATGAATTACTAGTTATGGATGGAATTAGCAtgactaaataaaattgattatTAGTCTTAATGTTCAACAAATATCACATAAGCAAATAGAAGCAAAcaaacaaaccaacaaaacGGGACAAACTAATGGAACAATTAGCCAAATTCCATGGCCTTTTGTACAGCCCAAACGCGGAAAATATTGCGCACGGCTGATGGCCAGCGAATAGTTTAGCCTTAAAACATAATGTTTGATTATTTATCACAAAGGCAAGCGATACGCAACATTGTGATGAATGTGGCATCTTTCGAATAGACTCGAGGGATGTTTGGGATTCAAAATTCCCCTCTTGTGGGTGCGGTGAAGTTCACTTAGCTTCTACGATGTCTTGTTTAGCCGACCCGAAAGTAAAAGAGTTTCGAATGCAAAATGAAAAACAGGTGATATATTTTGTATTCTAGAACAGATCTATGGCTATTGGAAAGGAACTCgttttttttcccttccaaaAAAAAGACCCTCGGTTGTAATCAAATTAGAACAAAGCTAAAACTTAAAGTAATGGTGGAAAGGTAGGAAAAAATGTTCTCCTAATCAAATTGTTCTCCCCCTCTATCATACATTAGCTTATTTTAATTAGTCAATCAACCTAGGGTTTGCTGGGTTCGGAATTTGGGCGGGGTTTTAGGTTGAACTGGGGTTTTCAAAATCAGTCAAAGAAAAAGATCCGTTGAGATCCAAACAGATCTTCACGTGACTTGGTTGCGGATTCGCGCCCAAAACGAACCAATTTTCCTCTGTTCTTTCAAGGTTGTTGCGTCTTGGAGTGAGAAAAGGGAATGCCTTCCTTGTCAACGGCAGAAGGCTTAGGCATCGCGACAATTTTGGTATGGAAATGGCAAAGCAGAAATCTGCCATGGCTAAAGTTGAACCGTCTCTTGTATTGAAGAGGAAAGAGGTGAGAGGCGTGAAGAGAGAGGGAAGAGAGAGAGGTCGGCTGCTCTCTTTGTTTCATTAGATTTTAGGGATGAATAGGCATAGTGGACCGGGTCGGGTGAGAATGGTGATGGGCTGGTCGGGTAGTGAAGCTAATGGGCTGGTAAATTTGTCCGAAAAATGGACTGAATTGTGGccattctttttcaattttaattctttcttgggattttaatttaatatctAGTACAatgtatattatgtgaatacgattaataattagtatgtagaaaataaaggattcaataaagtataattaatttaatgagtacaaaatccgaaaatgaaacgatgacgaatCATTTacaatttgtgataaagtaatgaaagtaatgttgatagaaaatagtgaagatgaaagtaatgatattaatagccgtaaaatagtagcgaaaataagatatttagatttaattaatttaaaagcccaaggaaataaattggaataaaagagggacaaaattgggtgtcaacatttCTTTGGGTTGATTGTCTTCACATGATAATATTCTACTTGCTACTTGTTGGTTTAATCTACTAACTGAAGTCCATGTCTTCATCTCTTTCCCTTCCCTGTTTTCTTACCTTTTTAGGACTCAGTTGGGTTTGTTTGTTTGTGGACTTTGTCTTAGGACTTTACTATCCTATTAATTATGACCTTTAAATAAGTTCTGGCCTGGTATAACTAAGCATACACATATCCTTTCTCTTGTATATCATTGGGTTTAGTACACATATAGGGAAGCAAGTTAGCACTTGGGGATAAAGCTTAAAGCTTTCCCTAATGCCTACCATGCTTGGGATTCATGAAATCCCTTAGATTCGTGGCATTAGGATCAAGAAAGTGAAAGCTTTCTTTTTGGCCTTTGTTTGGGCATCCCTATAGTTGTATACCGGTGGTATATCGTATGGGGAAAAATGTATACTTACTCTGTGATTGAATCTTGTGATTTGTTTCATGTCATTTATGCATTTGGGCTTTGTTTCCCTTTTTTCATCTTCCTGTTGTTACGTGTGGGCCTTGTGTTGTTGGGCTTATAAGTCTTTGAATCATGAATTCAGCTTCTTACCTTAGTTCATAGGTATTAATATGTGTTCTATCTGTCTAAATACTCTTCCTGGAAGTGATAaatccttcattttttttatacattaaTGTCTTATGTCCTTGCACTTAGAATATTGTGGGCGTTTGCTAATTTACATTCCCTTCCTCTTTGCTTGCATGAAAATCCTATGGTTCTGGGGGTTTCctactacataaaatttgttgggccaaaggccTAACACTTCTTTTGACCGAGTCAGCTAAAAGAATGGAAAGGGAAGCTAAATTATTTTGAAGGCCCATCCGGTAAAAATGGAAACTGGTGGGCTTGGTAGGCCGACCAGcccaattcttttcctttctcccTTATTTTACATTtgtatgtcatatatgtatgtaattgtAAACACTTGTAAATATTGGAACCCATATGTATGTAGGACTTAGGAAAACGCTTAGTATCTTAGGAAAGTCGCACAAAACACTTTNNNNNNNNNNNNNNNNNNNNNNNNNNNNNNNNNNNNNNNNNNNNNNNNNNNNNNNNNNNNNNNNNNNNNNNNNNNNNNNNNNNNNNNNNNNNNNNNNNNNTGATATGGATATTTGGCGCCGTTGATTTCTTGTGATATCCGTTGATATGGATATTTGGCTTCATGGATTTTTCCTTTGCTATCCGTCGATATGGATATTTGGCGTCGTGGATTTGTCCTTTATTATTCATTGATAAGGGTACTCCGTCGATAAAGACACTTCGTCGATATGAGAGTTCCATCGATATGGACATTCCATCATAAGGGCAAGTCGCCGATATGGACATTCCGTCGATAAGGTAACTTCGTCAAAATAGGCATTCCGTTGATAAGGACACTCCGTCGATACGGGCATTCGATCGATATGAGTATTCCGTCAAAATGGGCATTCCGTCGATAAGGACACTCCATCGATAAGGGCATTCCGTCGAAGTGGGCATTCCGTCAATAAGGACACTCCGTTGAAAAGGGAATTCCGTCGATAAGGGCACTCCGTCGAAGTGGTCATTCCATCGATAAGGACATTCCGTCGAAGTGGGCATTCCATTGATAAGGACATTCCATCGATAAGGACACTCGATAAGGGTTACTCAGCCGATAAAGCGCACTCCGTCAATATGGCCGTTGTCAAAGTGGGCGCCTGCAAAAAAGCGAGAAAATCGATATAGGACACTCCTTTGATAAGGGATACTCGCCTGTGAAAGGATAAGAAAGCGTTAAGAGAACATCCGTCAATATGGACATTCCGTCGATAAGGACACTCCATCGATAAGGGTTACTCCGCCGATAAGCGCACTCCGTCAATATGGTCATTCTGTTGCTAATGTCATTCCGTCAGTGTGGACGTTCCATCACTGCTCCTcgtttctttttcctctttgcCTACAAGCAGCAAAAAAGCGAGAAAGAGCAGAAGAATATAAACTACCTGGGCACGGGTATGTATATATCAGTTGTCAAAGATGGATCGAGCTGATGTCTCAAAACCTCTTTCCTGCTGAAAGGATAAGAAATCGTTAAGAGAACATCCATGACCAGTGGCTTTCATAAGCTTTCATTCATAAATTTTTGTCATTTAAAGATGCAAGTCACAAATATGGTGGTAATTGTTGACGTGACGCAACTCTTAAGTCATTGGCAagtcaaaagaaaataaaagttgtCATGACACTTTgacaattaaagaaatatataaTGCAGAAGTTCACATGACACAATGGAAACTAGAGTTGCAAacaagcccaaaaaaaaataaacaaagggGATACTTCTCTGTTTAAGAGGAGATAAACTATTTGTAAGTATTAAGCTCATCATGCGCCATTATCAAAGTTGGTGCAGAAGAATGAAAAGCCAAGAAAAGTATGCAGCTACTAATCAAAATATATAGTAGGTCATACATGGACAAAGAAAGCACATGGATCACTTTTAATTGACATACAATTTAAAGAAAGGTCCAATTCTTGAATACGTgcgaagttaaaggcaagaagATTGTTGAATGCATTATTCTATACCTGCAACAatcaagaataataataattataaaaaaagtaCTCGCCACTCGCAAGGTTATGCTACGAATAAAACTCGTGGATGACGCCAGCAAAGTCGTATCTTGCAGCTTGGGTTATGAATTCTTAAAATTCTGCACGATTGGTATTTATAGGAGCATAGAGTCGGTCGTTGCAATTAGTATTTGATATGGACTCTACTTAAATTGGTGTTCCCCTAATGGAAGTAAAACTACTGGCAGTCCTCTAATGGGACTTGGTTTGTGGCAGCAGAATACACGGGGAAACGAATTTCCCAACGTCAAAGACTCCAGACAAGTTCTTTCTTTTAGCCCGCCAAAAAAAAGCATGCTATTTTTATATGTACTTCAAGTCTAATCGTGGTTCAATATTCTACACCCTATAATTCTTGAAGTGGGGGCATTTGTGGACAATGATATTTTGTCAAATTTAAATTTACAAGAAATTTggattatattaaattcaagatatattagtccAAACAAATGTACGGGGCTAATATAATTGGATGGGCTATCTTAGTCCAAAATTCAATTTCATTGGGCTAGCCCAATTTAATTGGGCTACAAATGGTGAGCCCACTTTTCTAAACCCAATATGTCATCTTATCTTAGAGGCCCAAATTAgtgccacgtgtcaaatgacgtggcacgCCAAGTCAAGTAAAGGAGCCAATAGGATCACGCCACGTGCCAAAATGACGCAGCAGGCCCagtcaaatcaaaggccaatgAAGATGTGTCATGTGTACAAGTGACATATTAAACTAATCGAATATCGTCGTATCAACTTAAATGCGATTGGGTTGAAAAGAGTGTCCTTATCTCATAACTATAAATATCTAGTTTATAAATAGGCGCTCATAATTCGGGACGAAATCGACAAAGAAGCGAGAGGAGAACTCGTGGATCAAACAACTTACAAGTTTTCTACAAGTTTTACCAAGCATTTCTctacaagtttcaaatatccGAAGATCAAGAACGAAGGCGAATCAAACATCAAGGCGTTCAAGATCAAATTCACTTGTTCGTGGTGGCCATCAAAGTGTTCGTGACGAATCcattcaaatcaaaatcaaatctagcataaattcaagatcaagctcaaaagcccttgaattcaagtccaagtcaaaatcaaatccatcaagtttaagatcaagctcaaaagcccttaaatttattattgaaaagacgaatcagaggaatcatagagattgtaacactcatattttgaaatcaaatacaacgattgttgcgatattttcctgtctcgattattattttctcgatgtgaattttattgtctacaatTGGTATTTATATTTACATGTGTTTACTTATAAAATTTCTCTAATCACTTATTTTAGTACTAATAAAGGACCAAACATACATTAAATTCTTCACAACCATtaaaacttgaatttacatCCAATAACGATGGCTTATACGTTGCCACAAatattttttcagcatatttttATCAGAAAAATGAATACATATTTTGGCGACCTAAGCATAGTCAGCATTAAAAATGCTATTTTTAGTGACAACTATATAGGGGTCGCCCCTAAATCCCTAAAACTATCATTTTTTTGTTCCATTTCTCAAGTCACCACAAAAACTCTTCTTTTGTGGCAACTATATGCGACGCCTCAAAAAGTCGTAACAAGACACCATATTTCTTGTAGTGCACGATTTTTCATTTAGATATTTTAATGGAAGGTATGACCTGTTGAACACTCAAACTAATATCAAAGTGTATCTATTGAATACAAAAAATTGAATCTAAGGAAAAAATAAGTGTGTGAAGCTCAAACGCAGCTTATATGGCAAGTAACCAATTGAAAATGGCTACATCAGTAAAAAGAATACACTTTTGATGTACTAATCTTCTGCAACCAGATCCACCAATTCCACCCTCCCTTACCTCCCTCTTGACCTCCACAACCTCCTTGACCCGCCACCTCTCACTTCCCTTATCTCCTTGGCTATTCAACTATCACAATATCATTGTACCGACAATCATTATAACAAATGACTTCTGTAATTTGGGTTTTTTCTGTTGTCTCAGATAAGCCATTTTTGACCTCCAATGACTTTTTATAGAGTTCTCGTCGGGTTCTTTTCAAATTGAGTCCAGgaaaaatcataccaacaatcatcataacacTGGTTCAAATTGAGTCCAAgaaaaatcataccaacaatcatcataacacTGGTTTCAATCAAGCTATAACCCatctttcttcaaattcttcTCATCCATGAGTTGCCTCAACTGTTCGACATATTTGCATCTGTCCTGCTCTGCGTATAAGTTAGATAGCTGGTATTTTCTGGGTCTAAAGCAATATGCTGTTTGGCAACTATCTCAGAGATCTCAACTGATACACGAGTCTTTCTACAACCAGCAAGCAGAGTTCCCCATATCCTCTTATCAGGCTTAATAGGCATGTTGTTGACGAATTCAAAAGCTTCTTCTATATTGCCTTGACGACTAAGCATATCAACCATGCACGCATAATGTGCAAGTTTTGGAGAAACACCGAATCTCTCTTCCATAGCATGAAACCAGTTCCACCCCTCATATTCAAGGCTACAATGACTGCATGCAGATAGAACAGAAATGAAAACAACATCATTTGGTTTAATCCCAGAGTTTAACATGTCTAAGAAACACTGAAGAGCCTCATTTCCATGCCCATTAATTCCATAACCCTTGATCATTGAGCTCCAACAGATAAGATCTTTGTTAAGATATTCATTGAAAATTGACTCTCCTTGGCTTATGCGACCAAATTTGCAATACATGTCAATAAGTGAGGATATCAAAAATGCATTGGATGTATTTCCCAACTTTATCACTTGGGCGTGGATCCCTTCTCCAATCTTTTCAGCAGCCATCGAAGAACAAGCCTGTAATAAACTAACATAGATAATCTCATTAGGCTTCTCATTTGCTGATTGCATCTGTTGATATATATCAAGCGCATTACTAGGACGCTCACTTTGGGCATATGCTGCAATCATCGTACTCCAGGCAATAAGATCTTTTGGTTTCAGACGATCAAACAGACTCCTAGCCGATTCAATATCACCAAAACCACCATACATGTGAAGAAGAGCAGTCACTACTGAAACACATCCCAAGTATCCCATCTTGAGCACAAGGCTGTGAACACATTGTCCAATTTTAATCTCATCCAACTTTGACAATGCTCCAATTACTTCACGAATAACACTCTCATCCAGTTGAAAGCAACAATACCTCATCTCAGAGAACAAACTCAAAGCTTCATCAAAACGATCATTTTTTACGCATCCATGAATCATAGTCCTCCAAGAAACAAGATCCTTCTTCTCTATTCGACGAAAAACAGTAACGGAAGCCTTCAAACTCCCACATTTAGCATACATATCCACAAGGGAATTCTGGATATTAACATGAGATATATACAAAACTTTTATTGAGTAAGCATGAATTTCTTTTCCAAGTCTTAAAGCACCAAGATTGGCACAAGCAGGGACAATTCCCACAATGCTAACATAATTTGGTTCCACACCACAAAATAACATTTTCCTGAAAAGCTCAATAGCCTCGATGTACTCTCCATTCTTGACACAAGCTGAAACCATCGCGCTCCACAAAATTACATCTTTGCCCTTTGTGTCATTAAACAATTTCCATGCAGTATCCATATCCCAAATAGAGTAAACACCAACAAGAGCCGTCACAACAGGTAGTTCAAATTCAAATCCCATTTTGACTGTAAACCCGTGAATTCCTTCTACCATAGGCTGCCATTTTTCGGAAGCTCGTATAACGCTTAAAACTGTAACGTAATTTGGCTTGTTTTCATCTTTTAGCATTGTTTTGAACAAGTTAATGGCTTCTATGGATTGGTTTTCCCTCACCAAACTGGATATTTTGGATGTCCATGATTTTACATTTTGTTTTTCAGCAAACTTAATTGGGTCAACGAAAAAGGAGCTTTCACGAAAAGTTAATGAAATTCTAGACGAGTAATGTCTCTTTGACATTTTAACAAACACCTTGTATGCATTTTCACCAATTGAATTCTTTACCATTTGCCTATttatctgaagaaaaaaaaaaaaagagctcaGATGACTAGGATTATGACTTAGGATAAACACTTATGCTAAATTTAAAGAGAGGGATAAATGCAAATCGGAAAACTGAAATTCTAgttgagagagaaaaaaagattcAGTTTTGGTCCTGTTGTTATCTTTAAGTGGCAGTTTTATCCTTGGTTATCTTTGTAGAGATTTTTATCTAATGTCTAAATAATATACTCACTCTCTCGCCCCTGCATCATCTTCTTTATTATTTTACCATTACCGTTTAATTTTttctaagaaataaaaatagctAAATCAAAGATGTGTGtgctaaaatattttttttaaaaaataatacgagatcattttcaaaaaaaatataaaaataatttcgtattatttttctttaaaaaaaaaaataaatgaagtgataatttaccattattc encodes:
- the LOC132062607 gene encoding pentatricopeptide repeat-containing protein At4g30700-like, with protein sequence MVKNSIGENAYKVFVKMSKRHYSSRISLTFRESSFFVDPIKFAEKQNVKSWTSKISSLVRENQSIEAINLFKTMLKDENKPNYVTVLSVIRASEKWQPMVEGIHGFTVKMGFEFELPVVTALVGVYSIWDMDTAWKLFNDTKGKDVILWSAMVSACVKNGEYIEAIELFRKMLFCGVEPNYVSIVGIVPACANLGALRLGKEIHAYSIKVLYISHVNIQNSLVDMYAKCGSLKASVTVFRRIEKKDLVSWRTMIHGCVKNDRFDEALSLFSEMRYCCFQLDESVIREVIGALSKLDEIKIGQCVHSLVLKMGYLGCVSVVTALLHMYGGFGDIESARSLFDRLKPKDLIAWSTMIAAYAQSERPSNALDIYQQMQSANEKPNEIIYVSLLQACSSMAAEKIGEGIHAQVIKLGNTSNAFLISSLIDMYCKFGRISQGESIFNEYLNKDLICWSSMIKGYGINGHGNEALQCFLDMLNSGIKPNDVVFISVLSACSHCSLEYEGWNWFHAMEERFGVSPKLAHYACMVDMLSRQGNIEEAFEFVNNMPIKPDKRIWGTLLAGCRKTRVSVEISEIVAKQHIALDPENTSYLTYTQSRTDANMSNS